A genome region from Anopheles stephensi strain Indian chromosome 2, UCI_ANSTEP_V1.0, whole genome shotgun sequence includes the following:
- the LOC118504462 gene encoding long-chain fatty acid transport protein 4 isoform X1, which yields MNNNDDTKPSIVDVEKGQPENELARQVAGSRPRPISLVEPFATGDDQLNSKSVSSDRFRLVLLYVLQLTSVGASIAAVVLIWYYMGWEFGLPALLITLVAVFIASGWWRWWHIAFVTAPRDIKALTRYIKLLGLVRKHAKNNATIGDIFAEFVSKQPEKACLIFEGRSWTFREVNDYSNRLANVFHSHGYKHGDVVGLLQENRPEFVATWLGLSKLGVIVPLINHNLRKNALMHSVTVANCNALIYGEALADAVAEIADTLPSAVALYQVNEVAQKPVLANAKDLTTLLQSASKELPVNGVTKPNHHDKLIYIYTSGTTGLPKAAVITHSRYIFIAAAISLVAGFRADDTFYTPLPLYHTAGGMMSIGQALLFGATVVTRKKFSASQFFADCQKYNCTIAQYIGEMCRYILATPVSPTDKAHKVRLIFGNGLRPQIWPQFVERFNIPRVAEFYGATEGNANIVNIDNTVGAIGFVSRIIPAVYPISIIRADPATGYSEPLRGKDGLCQLCKPNEPGLFIGKIIPNNPSRAFLGYVDKGATEKKIVRDIFRKGDAAFLSGDLLVADERGSLFFKDRTGDTYRWKGENVSTSEVEAEVSNACGYRDTVVYGVEVPNLEGRAGMAAILDPERQVDLEQLARTLKDTLPSYARPQFVRLLSKVDMTGTFKLKKLDLQEQGFDPSGIEDSVYYLTTKGQYELLTPEIYEQIKRGEVRL from the exons CCATCGATAGTTGACGTAGAGAAGGGGCAGCCAGAGAATGAGCTCGCGAGGCAGGTCGCGGGCTCGCGGCCACGACCAATCTCGCTGGTGGAGCCATTTGCGACGGGCGATGACCAGCTCAACAGTAAGAGCGTGAGCAGCGACCGGTTCAGACTAGTGCTACTGTACGTGCTTCAGCTAACCAGCGTCGGTGCTTCGATCGCGGCCGTTGTACTCATCTGGTACTACATGGGTTGGGAGTTTGGATTGCCGGCGCTGCTGATCACCTTGGTCGCGGTGTTCATCGCCAGCGGCTGGTGGAGATGGTGGCACATCGCGTTTGTGACGGCGCCGCGTGATATCAA AGCTCTTACGAGGTACATCAAGCTGCTGGGACTGGTGCGCAAGCACGCGAAGAACAATGCTACGATCGGAGACATCTTTGCGGAGTTTGTGTCGAAGCAGCCGGAAAAGGCATGTCTCATATTCGAGGGACGCAGCTGGACGTTCCGTGAG gTAAACGACTACTCGAATCGGTTGGCTAACGTGTTCCATTCGCACGGTTACAAGCATGGCGATGTGGTGGGTTTGCTGCAGGAGAACCGGCCCGAATTTGTCGCCACCTGGCTGGGACTGTCGAAGCTGGGTGTGATCGTTCCACTGATCAACCACAACCTGCGCAAGAATGCGCTCATGCACAGCGTCACGGTGGCCAACTGTAACGCGCTGATCTATGGCGAAGCGTTAGCAGACGCGGTGGCAGAAATTGCTGACACGCTGCCGTCCGCGGTGGCCCTGTACCAGGTTAATGAGGTCGCTCAGAAACCGGTTCTCGCTAACGCGAAGGATTTGACGACGTTGTTGCAGTCCGCCTCGAAGGAGTTGCCGGTGAATGGTGTAACGAAACCGAACCATCACGATAAGCTGATTTACATCTACACCTCCGGTACGACCGGGCTTCCGAAGGCGGCCGTTATTACGCATTCCAG GTACATCTTTATTGCTGCTGCAATCTCCCTGGTGGCTGGATTCCGTGCGGACGACACATTCTACACACCGTTGCCACTGTACCACACTGCCGGTGGTATGATGAGCATCGGGCAGGCGCTACTGTTCGGTGCGACGGTGGTCACCCGGAAGAAGTTTTCCGCTTCACAGTTCTTTGCCGACTGTCAGAAGTATAACTGCACG ATTGCCCAATATATTGGCGAAATGTGTCGCTACATCTTGGCCACACCAGTATCACCTACCGACAAGGCACATAAGGTTCGGTTGATCTTCGGTAACGGGCTGCGACCTCAAATTTGGCCCCAGTTCGTGGAGCGCTTCAACATTCCGCGAGTGGCCGAATTTTACGGCGCTACGGAAGGCAACGCTAACATAG TAAACATCGACAACACGGTGGGTGCGATCGGGTTCGTATCACGTATCATTCCTGCAGTGTATCCGATTTCGATTATCCGTGCCGATCCGGCCACGGGTTACAGTGAACCATTGCGCGGCAAGGACGGTCTGTGCCAGCTCTGCAAACCGAACGAACCTGGACTGTTCATCGGCAAGATTATTCCGAACAATCCATCCCGAGCGTTCCTCGGGTACGTCGATAAGGGTGCAACGGAGAAAAAGATTGTGCGTGACATTTTCCGCAAGGGTGATGCCGCCTTCCTGTCCGGTGATCTGCTCGTAGCCGACGAGCGGGGCAGTCTGTTCTTCAAGGATCGCACCGGTGATACGTACCGCTGGAAGGGTGAAAACGTGTCCACGAGTGAGGTAGAGGCGGAGGTCAGCAATGCCTGTGGCTATCGGGACACGGTCGTGTACGGTGTGGAGGTACCGAATCTGGAGGGCCGTGCCGGTATGGCCGCCATACTGGATCCGGAGCGACAGGTCGATTTGGAGCAGTTGGCACGCACGCTAAAGGACACGCTGCCGTCGTACGCTCGGCCACAGTTTGTGCGCTTACTGTCGAAGGTGGATATGACCGGTACGTTTAAGCTGAAGAAGCTAGACCTGCAGGAGCAAGGGTTCGATCCGAGCGGCATCGAGGACTCGGTGTACTACCTAACGACCAAGGGACAGTACGAGCTGCTAACGCCGGAAATTTATGAACAGATCAAGCGCGGTGAAGTACGACTGTAG
- the LOC118504462 gene encoding long-chain fatty acid transport protein 4 isoform X2, giving the protein MGWEFGLPALLITLVAVFIASGWWRWWHIAFVTAPRDIKALTRYIKLLGLVRKHAKNNATIGDIFAEFVSKQPEKACLIFEGRSWTFREVNDYSNRLANVFHSHGYKHGDVVGLLQENRPEFVATWLGLSKLGVIVPLINHNLRKNALMHSVTVANCNALIYGEALADAVAEIADTLPSAVALYQVNEVAQKPVLANAKDLTTLLQSASKELPVNGVTKPNHHDKLIYIYTSGTTGLPKAAVITHSRYIFIAAAISLVAGFRADDTFYTPLPLYHTAGGMMSIGQALLFGATVVTRKKFSASQFFADCQKYNCTIAQYIGEMCRYILATPVSPTDKAHKVRLIFGNGLRPQIWPQFVERFNIPRVAEFYGATEGNANIVNIDNTVGAIGFVSRIIPAVYPISIIRADPATGYSEPLRGKDGLCQLCKPNEPGLFIGKIIPNNPSRAFLGYVDKGATEKKIVRDIFRKGDAAFLSGDLLVADERGSLFFKDRTGDTYRWKGENVSTSEVEAEVSNACGYRDTVVYGVEVPNLEGRAGMAAILDPERQVDLEQLARTLKDTLPSYARPQFVRLLSKVDMTGTFKLKKLDLQEQGFDPSGIEDSVYYLTTKGQYELLTPEIYEQIKRGEVRL; this is encoded by the exons ATGGGTTGGGAGTTTGGATTGCCGGCGCTGCTGATCACCTTGGTCGCGGTGTTCATCGCCAGCGGCTGGTGGAGATGGTGGCACATCGCGTTTGTGACGGCGCCGCGTGATATCAA AGCTCTTACGAGGTACATCAAGCTGCTGGGACTGGTGCGCAAGCACGCGAAGAACAATGCTACGATCGGAGACATCTTTGCGGAGTTTGTGTCGAAGCAGCCGGAAAAGGCATGTCTCATATTCGAGGGACGCAGCTGGACGTTCCGTGAG gTAAACGACTACTCGAATCGGTTGGCTAACGTGTTCCATTCGCACGGTTACAAGCATGGCGATGTGGTGGGTTTGCTGCAGGAGAACCGGCCCGAATTTGTCGCCACCTGGCTGGGACTGTCGAAGCTGGGTGTGATCGTTCCACTGATCAACCACAACCTGCGCAAGAATGCGCTCATGCACAGCGTCACGGTGGCCAACTGTAACGCGCTGATCTATGGCGAAGCGTTAGCAGACGCGGTGGCAGAAATTGCTGACACGCTGCCGTCCGCGGTGGCCCTGTACCAGGTTAATGAGGTCGCTCAGAAACCGGTTCTCGCTAACGCGAAGGATTTGACGACGTTGTTGCAGTCCGCCTCGAAGGAGTTGCCGGTGAATGGTGTAACGAAACCGAACCATCACGATAAGCTGATTTACATCTACACCTCCGGTACGACCGGGCTTCCGAAGGCGGCCGTTATTACGCATTCCAG GTACATCTTTATTGCTGCTGCAATCTCCCTGGTGGCTGGATTCCGTGCGGACGACACATTCTACACACCGTTGCCACTGTACCACACTGCCGGTGGTATGATGAGCATCGGGCAGGCGCTACTGTTCGGTGCGACGGTGGTCACCCGGAAGAAGTTTTCCGCTTCACAGTTCTTTGCCGACTGTCAGAAGTATAACTGCACG ATTGCCCAATATATTGGCGAAATGTGTCGCTACATCTTGGCCACACCAGTATCACCTACCGACAAGGCACATAAGGTTCGGTTGATCTTCGGTAACGGGCTGCGACCTCAAATTTGGCCCCAGTTCGTGGAGCGCTTCAACATTCCGCGAGTGGCCGAATTTTACGGCGCTACGGAAGGCAACGCTAACATAG TAAACATCGACAACACGGTGGGTGCGATCGGGTTCGTATCACGTATCATTCCTGCAGTGTATCCGATTTCGATTATCCGTGCCGATCCGGCCACGGGTTACAGTGAACCATTGCGCGGCAAGGACGGTCTGTGCCAGCTCTGCAAACCGAACGAACCTGGACTGTTCATCGGCAAGATTATTCCGAACAATCCATCCCGAGCGTTCCTCGGGTACGTCGATAAGGGTGCAACGGAGAAAAAGATTGTGCGTGACATTTTCCGCAAGGGTGATGCCGCCTTCCTGTCCGGTGATCTGCTCGTAGCCGACGAGCGGGGCAGTCTGTTCTTCAAGGATCGCACCGGTGATACGTACCGCTGGAAGGGTGAAAACGTGTCCACGAGTGAGGTAGAGGCGGAGGTCAGCAATGCCTGTGGCTATCGGGACACGGTCGTGTACGGTGTGGAGGTACCGAATCTGGAGGGCCGTGCCGGTATGGCCGCCATACTGGATCCGGAGCGACAGGTCGATTTGGAGCAGTTGGCACGCACGCTAAAGGACACGCTGCCGTCGTACGCTCGGCCACAGTTTGTGCGCTTACTGTCGAAGGTGGATATGACCGGTACGTTTAAGCTGAAGAAGCTAGACCTGCAGGAGCAAGGGTTCGATCCGAGCGGCATCGAGGACTCGGTGTACTACCTAACGACCAAGGGACAGTACGAGCTGCTAACGCCGGAAATTTATGAACAGATCAAGCGCGGTGAAGTACGACTGTAG